A single window of Asticcacaulis sp. MM231 DNA harbors:
- a CDS encoding copper chaperone PCu(A)C translates to MTVETVLAILAKAVLYAATLTAAGTVFSAMTLRTSLSGGLEMIIRHAALMSAGASLASLFLLFLRLGGGFNMPTLSAIYEEPVGIGLIVQTLSAILLACVPVQRWLALIAGLGLISGFGIAGHSAAHGAAWGLVAGVHVLLAAWWVGGLWTLLNLNSAKPPALVIRRFSRQALFGVAGILMAGLVIVIGLLGTDIDFSGDYVRWLLLKLCLVAVLLALATLNKVVLTPKLDTEVTAVHRFRLAIKVELSIMVAIALVVACMTTVSMPDRKVMVSNDLAPTVRLRDLTVRNYMMRASLGNVPTSTLYLNIVNSGPNEDTLLSADCICADRVTFHRMKMQGNVMTMEDLDQGLVIPPHGHIRLDPMGTHLMLTGTKHRLVAGSKETVVLHFQRSGEFVLQVPVSDLQHD, encoded by the coding sequence ATGACGGTGGAAACCGTCCTCGCCATTCTGGCCAAGGCCGTCCTCTACGCAGCCACCCTGACGGCTGCCGGGACAGTGTTCAGCGCGATGACGCTGCGGACAAGCCTCTCGGGTGGTCTCGAAATGATCATCCGCCACGCGGCCCTTATGTCTGCTGGTGCAAGTCTCGCCAGTCTGTTTCTGTTGTTCCTGCGGCTGGGTGGCGGATTCAACATGCCGACGCTTAGTGCCATCTATGAAGAGCCGGTCGGGATCGGCCTCATAGTCCAGACCCTCAGCGCGATCCTGTTAGCCTGTGTACCCGTACAAAGGTGGCTGGCCCTCATCGCTGGCCTAGGCCTGATCTCGGGCTTTGGCATCGCCGGCCATTCTGCGGCGCACGGCGCGGCCTGGGGCTTGGTGGCAGGCGTTCATGTGTTGCTTGCCGCCTGGTGGGTGGGCGGTCTTTGGACCCTGCTCAATCTGAACAGTGCGAAGCCTCCGGCTCTCGTCATCAGAAGGTTCAGCCGCCAGGCCCTGTTCGGGGTCGCGGGCATACTAATGGCGGGTCTGGTGATTGTCATCGGTCTGTTGGGTACGGATATAGATTTCAGCGGCGACTATGTGCGCTGGCTGCTGCTCAAGCTGTGCCTCGTCGCTGTCCTGCTAGCCCTCGCGACCCTCAATAAGGTCGTACTGACGCCTAAGCTCGATACCGAGGTCACGGCGGTCCACCGTTTTCGCCTGGCTATAAAGGTCGAGCTTTCTATTATGGTGGCCATTGCGCTGGTCGTCGCCTGCATGACCACCGTGTCTATGCCCGATCGCAAGGTGATGGTATCGAACGATCTGGCCCCAACGGTTCGCTTGAGAGACCTGACCGTCCGTAACTATATGATGCGCGCCTCGCTGGGCAATGTCCCGACCTCAACTCTGTACCTCAACATCGTCAATTCCGGACCGAACGAAGATACTCTGCTATCGGCCGATTGCATCTGCGCTGACCGCGTGACCTTCCACAGGATGAAGATGCAGGGCAATGTGATGACGATGGAAGACCTTGATCAGGGGCTCGTTATTCCACCTCACGGCCATATACGCCTCGACCCCATGGGCACGCACCTTATGCTGACCGGCACGAAGCACAGACTGGTTGCAGGATCGAAGGAAACGGTCGTTCTGCATTTTCAAAGGTCGGGCGAGTTCGTGTTGCAAGTGCCGGTTAGTGACTTGCAACACGACTAA
- a CDS encoding copper resistance CopC family protein: MKFSALVLSAALAALPLSVGAHTALTGSVPESGAILEQSPPSIALTFASPVRLTQIRDVNGSKSKRLPFAPTGKSDSFTVQAPNLPAGRNELRWKALSEDGHVMEGTILVVIRPHS; this comes from the coding sequence ATGAAGTTCAGCGCCCTCGTCCTCTCCGCCGCACTCGCTGCACTTCCTCTAAGCGTAGGTGCGCATACCGCCTTAACAGGTTCGGTGCCCGAAAGCGGCGCGATCCTTGAGCAGTCGCCGCCTTCTATTGCCCTGACCTTCGCAAGCCCCGTCCGGCTGACCCAGATCCGTGATGTCAATGGATCCAAGTCAAAGCGCTTACCGTTCGCGCCAACCGGCAAGTCCGATAGCTTTACCGTCCAGGCGCCCAACCTGCCCGCCGGGCGAAATGAGCTGCGCTGGAAAGCCCTGTCCGAAGATGGGCACGTGATGGAAGGCACAATCCTCGTCGTCATTCGCCCGCATTCATGA
- a CDS encoding MbnH family di-heme enzyme codes for MKRFTLALYLAAFAILGIKATGASAKLSELGDFVVSKFDFHLPAWAPQPLEPKGNPTTKAKVELGRYLFYDTRLSVDGTLSCASCHIQSKAFTDGRPTSIGVTGQHTPRNAMPLVNAAYFPALTWSNPLLHTAEQQALVPLTNVTPPELGIDKHEDEMITRLKAEPMYPKLFRAAFPEAKGDISLATLTRALAAFERSIVSFRSPYDRYRYDNDMTVMSDAALRGEALFFGERLECHHCHNGLNFTDSERHARNPMGTSAFHNTGLYNMDGKGGYPADNTGIREITGRDDDMGRMRTPSLRNVAVTAPYFHDGSAKTLDDVIDHYAAGGRTIQNGPNAGVGKNNPLKSSFISGFTLTPSERDDLKAFLNSLTDDAVLTDPRFSDPWPKPQRKIP; via the coding sequence ATGAAGCGCTTCACGCTCGCCCTGTACCTGGCTGCCTTTGCGATTCTCGGGATAAAGGCCACCGGCGCCTCGGCGAAGTTGTCCGAGTTGGGCGACTTCGTGGTGAGCAAGTTCGACTTCCATCTACCGGCCTGGGCGCCGCAGCCTCTGGAGCCGAAAGGCAATCCGACGACCAAGGCCAAGGTCGAACTTGGGCGCTACCTGTTTTACGATACGCGGCTGTCGGTCGACGGCACCCTGTCGTGCGCCTCCTGCCATATTCAGTCGAAGGCCTTTACCGATGGACGTCCGACTTCGATCGGGGTGACGGGCCAACATACCCCGCGCAATGCCATGCCGCTGGTCAATGCCGCCTATTTTCCGGCCCTGACCTGGTCAAATCCGCTTCTGCACACCGCTGAACAACAAGCTCTGGTGCCCCTGACCAATGTGACGCCGCCGGAGCTTGGCATCGACAAGCACGAAGACGAGATGATCACCCGCCTGAAAGCGGAGCCTATGTACCCGAAGTTGTTCAGGGCCGCCTTTCCCGAAGCCAAGGGCGACATCTCACTGGCGACTCTTACCCGGGCGCTTGCCGCATTTGAGCGCTCCATCGTGTCCTTCCGCTCCCCCTACGACCGCTATCGCTATGACAATGACATGACCGTCATGTCGGATGCCGCCTTGCGCGGCGAGGCCCTGTTCTTCGGTGAGCGTCTGGAATGCCACCATTGCCACAATGGTCTCAACTTCACCGACTCCGAACGCCATGCCCGCAATCCAATGGGCACCTCGGCATTTCATAATACCGGGCTCTACAACATGGATGGCAAGGGCGGCTATCCGGCCGACAATACCGGCATTCGTGAGATCACGGGCCGCGACGATGATATGGGCCGCATGCGAACCCCCAGCTTGCGCAACGTCGCTGTGACCGCGCCCTATTTCCACGACGGTTCCGCCAAGACCCTTGACGACGTCATCGATCACTATGCCGCCGGTGGGCGCACGATTCAAAATGGCCCTAATGCGGGCGTCGGCAAGAACAATCCGCTCAAGAGTTCGTTCATCTCGGGCTTTACCCTCACGCCCTCCGAGCGCGATGACCTCAAGGCGTTTCTCAATTCTCTTACCGACGATGCCGTCCTGACGGATCCGCGTTTTTCAGACCCGTGGCCCAAACCCCAAAGGAAGATACCATGA
- a CDS encoding MbnP family copper-binding protein, with product MRKQLATLLSATVCLLAPHALAKPKTVDINFAAAVNGQPLHCGTAYDNVGSTGATLKLQDFRIFVSALRWIDDQGREVPAKLVADGVWQDNKVALIDFEDGTGNCNGNSALHTKVTLEAPKANYKGLVFEVGVPFDINHQDPTLAPAPLNVPATAWPWRIGFKFTTIDLATSPAPGKTATASGFSIHLGSTGCGAGAITTAPTVACSNPNRPEYRLSSFEARTHVVVFDLGDLLAQTDITANAPQSAPGCMAFEDDDDCIAIMDRFGLPFRGKPSAGQHFVSVR from the coding sequence ATGCGCAAGCAACTGGCAACACTGCTCTCGGCCACCGTGTGTTTGCTGGCGCCACACGCGCTTGCAAAACCCAAGACGGTCGACATCAATTTCGCTGCCGCGGTCAATGGACAGCCCCTGCACTGTGGCACGGCCTATGACAATGTCGGTTCGACCGGCGCAACGCTCAAGCTTCAGGACTTCCGTATTTTCGTGTCCGCCTTGCGCTGGATTGACGATCAGGGCCGCGAAGTACCCGCCAAACTGGTGGCCGACGGCGTCTGGCAGGACAATAAGGTCGCCTTGATCGATTTTGAGGACGGCACCGGCAACTGCAACGGCAACAGCGCCTTGCACACCAAGGTTACCCTCGAAGCACCCAAGGCCAACTATAAGGGTCTCGTTTTCGAGGTCGGCGTCCCCTTCGACATCAACCATCAGGATCCGACGCTGGCGCCTGCGCCGCTGAACGTGCCGGCAACCGCCTGGCCCTGGCGCATCGGCTTCAAGTTCACCACCATCGATCTGGCGACCTCGCCGGCGCCCGGCAAGACGGCGACAGCCAGCGGTTTCTCGATCCATCTCGGCAGCACAGGCTGCGGCGCAGGAGCGATCACCACAGCGCCCACAGTGGCGTGCAGCAACCCCAATCGGCCTGAGTACCGTCTCTCCAGTTTCGAGGCGCGCACCCATGTCGTTGTGTTCGACCTGGGTGATCTGCTTGCTCAGACGGACATCACCGCCAACGCGCCGCAAAGCGCACCGGGATGCATGGCGTTCGAGGATGATGACGACTGCATCGCCATTATGGACCGCTTTGGCCTGCCCTTCCGTGGCAAGCCGTCCGCCGGTCAGCATTTCGTCTCCGTCAGATAA
- a CDS encoding TonB-dependent siderophore receptor: MKQFLFLSAATFALISASAATAQETAPDDTKGTEVIVVGEKLLPAQTTTANKTKARNLLTPQAIQVVPEQVLDDQHTLTLAEATRNVAGVTTDFGFNGETQPLLILRGFSSTSMTAMGSMSGSSTYYVDGAKVTGLPVNMADVKSVEVIKGPNSVLFGRGEPGGLVNVVSRSLKVKPGFDFEQTLGEYGLSRSVLSASGAVNEDKSLLLGFSTSQYDTDSYRDFVEEHMTAFGLRGQWSPNTNNTLYASVDYVDHSYRTDYGLPAIGDRVANLPLNTQYNDAPQLSGEKSVSARVEYTHAFSDDWSLKIRGVKVTADTEEVDIAPYRVDLSGSADPLCDIGATPATTCRYYYYVRPDGKYDMHQVTADLTGTIRWGGATHNVLVGAETYEAQKSGTTYFEQIASVDLYNPALGGAPGLDTSLAMPMDMEDRNSWEGVYAQDQIDFGNGLNLVIALRHDKTKAIYAMPGTAPNEVSFTSPRVGLVWAYKSNQVFYGQYQKSLSANNGRDVDGITALKPEIAQQSEVGYKYVSPDNRLSANVAIYELTKKNRSDYSLYPQTILTTGEARSRGVEVDALGEITSKLSLIASYAYTEAKVVEDAYYTGKTLANVPKTAASLWASYDVSPKWRLGAGAFYQGDRWGDVGNTFIMPAYTRVDAMASYSFKASGAQAALQLNVNNLFDTRYYTGSHQFVADWVHPGAPRTVSLSLRLAY, translated from the coding sequence ATGAAACAGTTTCTTTTCCTCTCCGCCGCCACGTTCGCACTCATATCGGCCTCAGCCGCCACAGCGCAGGAGACGGCACCTGATGACACGAAGGGAACGGAGGTCATCGTCGTCGGTGAAAAGCTATTACCGGCCCAAACGACGACCGCCAACAAGACCAAGGCCCGCAACCTATTGACACCCCAAGCCATCCAGGTAGTACCTGAGCAGGTTTTGGACGATCAGCATACCCTGACCCTGGCCGAAGCCACGCGCAACGTAGCGGGCGTGACCACCGACTTCGGTTTCAACGGCGAAACACAGCCACTGCTCATCCTCCGCGGTTTTTCATCGACCTCGATGACGGCCATGGGCAGCATGTCGGGCAGCTCAACCTACTATGTGGATGGCGCCAAGGTGACCGGCCTTCCGGTCAATATGGCAGATGTGAAGTCTGTCGAGGTCATAAAGGGACCGAACTCCGTCCTCTTTGGGCGTGGTGAGCCTGGCGGTCTGGTCAATGTTGTGAGCCGCTCACTTAAGGTGAAGCCGGGATTTGATTTCGAACAGACCCTGGGTGAGTATGGTTTGTCACGCTCTGTTTTAAGCGCAAGCGGCGCGGTCAATGAGGACAAGTCTCTACTGCTGGGCTTTTCCACCAGCCAATATGATACCGATTCCTATCGGGATTTTGTTGAAGAGCATATGACGGCGTTCGGCCTGCGCGGCCAATGGTCTCCGAATACCAACAACACGCTCTATGCCAGCGTTGACTACGTCGACCATAGCTACCGCACAGACTATGGCTTACCCGCCATTGGAGATCGTGTCGCCAATCTGCCACTCAATACTCAGTACAATGACGCGCCACAGCTATCGGGCGAAAAAAGCGTCTCAGCGCGCGTCGAATATACCCACGCGTTCAGCGATGACTGGAGCCTGAAAATTCGTGGCGTCAAGGTGACCGCCGACACTGAGGAGGTCGATATTGCACCGTATCGTGTCGATCTGTCTGGATCGGCTGATCCTTTGTGCGATATCGGCGCCACCCCCGCAACCACCTGCCGCTATTACTACTACGTACGACCGGATGGCAAATATGACATGCATCAGGTTACGGCGGACCTGACCGGCACGATACGCTGGGGCGGCGCTACGCATAATGTCCTCGTCGGCGCCGAGACCTACGAAGCCCAAAAGTCAGGCACCACCTATTTCGAGCAGATAGCGTCCGTCGATCTATATAACCCGGCCTTGGGCGGTGCGCCCGGCCTCGACACCAGCCTTGCCATGCCGATGGACATGGAAGATCGGAATAGCTGGGAGGGTGTTTACGCGCAGGACCAAATCGATTTCGGCAACGGTCTCAATCTGGTGATTGCCCTACGTCACGACAAGACGAAGGCCATCTACGCCATGCCGGGCACAGCACCCAATGAGGTATCTTTCACCTCCCCGCGTGTCGGCCTTGTCTGGGCCTACAAGTCTAATCAGGTCTTTTACGGCCAATATCAGAAGTCATTGTCGGCTAATAACGGACGCGATGTGGACGGTATCACGGCGCTGAAGCCTGAAATCGCTCAGCAATCAGAAGTCGGTTACAAGTACGTCTCTCCTGACAATCGCTTGAGTGCCAATGTGGCCATATACGAACTTACTAAAAAGAACCGCAGCGATTATTCGCTCTACCCGCAAACGATTCTAACGACAGGTGAAGCCCGTTCCCGAGGCGTCGAAGTCGATGCGCTCGGTGAAATCACATCCAAACTTTCGCTCATCGCCTCATACGCCTACACCGAGGCCAAGGTGGTGGAAGACGCCTATTACACCGGCAAGACCCTCGCCAACGTACCCAAGACAGCCGCCAGCCTGTGGGCAAGCTACGATGTATCGCCAAAGTGGCGGCTGGGCGCTGGCGCCTTTTATCAGGGCGACCGGTGGGGCGATGTCGGCAATACCTTCATCATGCCCGCCTATACGCGTGTGGATGCCATGGCGTCTTACAGCTTTAAGGCCTCCGGCGCCCAAGCGGCCCTTCAACTGAACGTCAATAATCTATTCGATACCCGTTACTACACCGGATCGCACCAGTTTGTGGCGGACTGGGTCCATCCAGGCGCGCCGCGCACGGTGTCACTGAGCTTGCGCCTCGCCTACTAG
- a CDS encoding response regulator transcription factor, with protein sequence MPTDKPKAIPQKPSRVLIVDDDQVLAETLRRSFERRHFDARVAHGTDTALAEAETFLPDYAVVDLRMLGPSGLECVKGLNALNPTMKIVVLTGYASITTAVAAVKLGACHYLAKPANLEDILAAFEKADGETDIPITDKKSSLKTVEWERINEVLVQSNYNISETARRLNMHRRTLARKLAKRPMT encoded by the coding sequence ATGCCAACTGACAAGCCAAAGGCCATACCGCAGAAGCCTTCTAGGGTCCTGATCGTCGATGATGATCAGGTGTTGGCGGAGACCCTCAGACGGTCCTTTGAACGCCGGCACTTTGACGCGCGCGTGGCCCATGGCACCGACACGGCGCTTGCCGAGGCCGAAACCTTTCTGCCGGATTATGCTGTGGTCGACCTGCGCATGCTGGGCCCCTCCGGTCTCGAGTGCGTCAAGGGCCTGAATGCCCTGAACCCCACAATGAAGATCGTTGTTTTGACCGGCTATGCCAGCATCACGACAGCCGTCGCGGCTGTCAAACTGGGCGCCTGCCACTATCTGGCCAAACCGGCGAACCTCGAGGACATTCTGGCCGCCTTCGAAAAAGCCGACGGCGAAACCGACATTCCGATAACGGATAAAAAGAGTTCGTTGAAGACCGTGGAATGGGAACGCATCAACGAAGTGCTGGTCCAGTCCAATTACAACATCTCGGAAACCGCACGCCGGCTGAACATGCACCGTCGGACGCTGGCGCGTAAACTGGCGAAGCGCCCCATGACGTGA
- a CDS encoding ATP-binding protein gives MTSLHAIDQTANRQNLRVLINLRGMAFCAQMIAIFVTYYGLSIVLPVTYMVLTASVLAVLNLYSLHRLHVLKPVSNLDLFLGLVVDVLVLALQLHFSGGTSNPFVSFFMLPVIIGAVMLSAVYAWSIYGITLLAYLALAVAGMGHPMPQMMDMPGMEGTGHAASSLIDHSSLHMNGMMLGYGICAGALVYMITRIRNNLRTRDTELEAMKAQALEESHIIRMGLLSAGAAHELGTPLTTLSVILQDWHDLPLPRKKSDLKADIQTMQMQVSRCKAIVSDILTSSGDARGEGAGVQTLEAFLRETADTWRLSHPEASLTTEITVPAVDVVADRVIQQALTNLLDNAQEAVTSAGAAGIRFTARLEDEHVIIAVRDHGPGFTQDILDRLGQPYVTTKGATGKGHGRGLGLFLVTNTVRKLGGTFQAGNDISKDGSLLGGVVTLTLPLDAIRMTPHAN, from the coding sequence ATGACATCCCTTCACGCCATTGATCAGACTGCCAATCGCCAGAACCTGCGTGTCCTTATCAATCTCCGGGGCATGGCCTTTTGCGCGCAAATGATCGCTATTTTTGTCACCTATTACGGCCTGAGCATCGTCTTGCCCGTAACCTACATGGTGCTGACAGCCTCTGTCCTCGCCGTCTTGAACCTCTACAGCTTGCACAGACTGCATGTGCTGAAGCCCGTCAGCAATCTCGACCTGTTTCTTGGCCTCGTGGTCGACGTTCTCGTGCTGGCCCTGCAACTCCATTTTAGCGGCGGCACCTCCAACCCGTTCGTATCGTTTTTCATGCTGCCAGTCATTATCGGCGCCGTCATGCTGAGTGCCGTCTATGCCTGGTCGATTTATGGGATCACCCTGCTGGCCTATCTCGCCCTCGCCGTCGCGGGCATGGGCCATCCCATGCCCCAAATGATGGATATGCCGGGCATGGAGGGGACCGGGCACGCCGCATCGAGTTTGATTGACCATTCCAGTCTGCACATGAACGGCATGATGCTGGGCTATGGAATCTGCGCCGGCGCTCTCGTTTACATGATCACGCGTATTCGCAACAACCTCAGGACCCGCGACACCGAACTGGAAGCCATGAAAGCCCAGGCGCTGGAGGAGAGCCATATCATCCGAATGGGGTTGCTGAGCGCTGGCGCAGCCCACGAATTGGGCACGCCTCTGACCACCCTCTCGGTCATTCTACAGGACTGGCATGATCTGCCGCTGCCGCGTAAAAAGTCCGACCTCAAGGCGGATATCCAGACCATGCAGATGCAGGTCAGTCGCTGCAAGGCGATTGTTTCTGACATCCTGACCTCTTCCGGGGATGCGCGCGGCGAAGGCGCTGGCGTTCAGACTTTGGAAGCGTTTCTGCGTGAGACGGCTGACACCTGGCGCCTGTCTCATCCCGAAGCGAGCCTTACGACTGAGATCACCGTGCCTGCGGTCGATGTCGTCGCGGACCGCGTCATTCAACAGGCGCTTACCAACCTTCTCGATAACGCCCAGGAGGCCGTCACATCGGCCGGCGCCGCCGGTATCCGGTTCACTGCGCGTCTTGAGGACGAACACGTGATCATTGCCGTCAGGGATCATGGCCCAGGCTTTACCCAGGACATTCTCGATCGCTTGGGTCAGCCCTATGTCACGACCAAGGGCGCAACCGGAAAAGGGCACGGGCGCGGCCTCGGGCTCTTTCTGGTGACCAATACGGTGCGTAAACTGGGCGGCACCTTCCAGGCCGGCAACGACATCTCTAAGGACGGCAGCCTCTTGGGCGGCGTTGTCACACTCACCCTGCCGCTTGATGCCATCCGGATGACGCCTCATGCCAACTGA
- a CDS encoding copper uptake system-associated protein: protein MKRSLIVLLLVAGLGITACAPKTDSSDALIRDTLHKQFDQAGVTLELDPVLVSGDHALVDWSQGTMGGRALLQMSDGGWRVVLCAGDGIRSQAALEQAGVPAADARRLSEALTKAEASMPKERLQKLSRFGGIMRMDGQTSHK, encoded by the coding sequence ATGAAACGAAGCCTTATCGTCCTACTGCTCGTCGCCGGCCTCGGTATAACGGCCTGTGCGCCGAAGACTGACTCGTCCGACGCGCTGATCCGCGACACACTCCATAAACAGTTCGACCAGGCAGGCGTTACCCTTGAGCTCGATCCGGTTTTGGTGTCTGGGGACCACGCGCTGGTCGACTGGTCGCAAGGCACCATGGGCGGACGCGCCCTATTGCAAATGAGCGATGGCGGGTGGCGGGTCGTCCTGTGCGCCGGCGATGGCATAAGGTCGCAGGCTGCCCTGGAACAGGCGGGCGTACCGGCGGCCGATGCCCGCCGCTTGTCGGAGGCCCTGACCAAGGCGGAAGCTAGCATGCCGAAGGAGCGTTTGCAAAAACTCTCCCGTTTCGGCGGCATCATGCGCATGGACGGACAGACATCTCATAAATGA
- a CDS encoding TonB-dependent receptor encodes MKADGYRTHSKQDQTRASLNVGYTFGEEQEVRLIVTGADINQEVPGTLSLNAALTTPENAGAGVEANDWARDQKVGRMTVQTHWRLSDDLVFEGGIYATATSLHHPISIVIDQEIHTQGLFGRFDWNGTLGGHKADLFYGLSYRQGTSNQGLYVNMGGQSGFQFGRGHQEASGLDIFAEGRYFTTEKLAVVLGASYGKATRDYTDRLNATNNASKDFNWFAPRIGLLWQGDTGTQIYANITQSVEPPHYGALVQSPVPQFVPVRAQKAVTGELGTRGKSGVFTWDVTLYRAQIKGELLSFSAATGYPAAFFNARNTVHQGLEASLDWRAPVAVGKLVVRQTYAYSDFRFDNDPIYGDGRLPVVPEHQYRIALNYAHPSGFFVEPAIDWRLSKVYVDYANTLKAPGYALLNLNTGWKLKSGVTLYIDARNLTDEKYVAEFGAVTDARTASTDVFYPGEGRSVFAGVAYRF; translated from the coding sequence ATGAAGGCCGACGGCTACCGGACGCACAGTAAGCAGGATCAAACCCGCGCCTCGCTTAATGTGGGCTACACGTTCGGTGAAGAGCAGGAGGTCCGCCTGATCGTCACCGGCGCCGACATCAACCAGGAGGTGCCAGGCACCCTTAGTCTGAACGCGGCTCTGACAACACCTGAGAACGCCGGGGCGGGCGTCGAGGCCAACGACTGGGCGCGCGATCAGAAGGTCGGTCGCATGACCGTGCAGACCCACTGGCGTCTGAGCGATGACCTCGTCTTCGAAGGGGGTATCTACGCGACCGCGACCAGCCTGCATCATCCCATTTCGATCGTCATCGATCAGGAAATCCACACCCAGGGTCTGTTCGGGCGGTTCGACTGGAACGGCACCTTAGGGGGACATAAGGCCGATCTGTTCTATGGCCTGTCCTATCGTCAGGGCACCAGCAATCAGGGTCTCTACGTCAATATGGGTGGACAAAGCGGCTTCCAGTTCGGCCGTGGTCACCAGGAAGCTTCAGGTCTCGACATCTTCGCGGAGGGCCGTTATTTCACGACGGAGAAGCTTGCCGTGGTGCTCGGCGCCTCCTATGGCAAGGCGACCCGTGACTATACGGATCGCCTGAACGCCACTAACAACGCTTCAAAGGACTTCAACTGGTTCGCCCCGCGCATCGGCCTTCTGTGGCAGGGCGATACGGGCACCCAGATCTACGCCAATATCACGCAGTCGGTGGAACCGCCGCACTATGGCGCATTGGTCCAGTCGCCCGTGCCGCAATTCGTGCCCGTGCGCGCGCAAAAGGCCGTCACCGGTGAGCTCGGCACCCGTGGCAAGAGCGGCGTTTTCACCTGGGACGTCACGCTCTATCGCGCGCAGATCAAGGGCGAGCTGTTGAGCTTCAGCGCCGCGACGGGGTATCCGGCCGCCTTCTTCAATGCTCGCAACACAGTCCACCAGGGCCTGGAAGCCAGTCTCGACTGGCGGGCGCCGGTTGCGGTCGGCAAGCTGGTCGTTCGCCAGACCTATGCCTATTCGGATTTCAGGTTTGACAACGATCCGATCTATGGCGATGGCCGCCTGCCGGTCGTGCCGGAGCACCAATACCGTATCGCGCTCAACTACGCCCATCCGTCTGGCTTCTTCGTCGAGCCGGCGATCGACTGGCGCCTGTCCAAGGTCTATGTCGATTATGCCAATACCCTGAAGGCGCCGGGCTATGCGCTTTTGAACCTCAATACCGGCTGGAAGCTCAAGTCTGGCGTCACGCTTTACATCGATGCCCGCAATCTGACCGACGAAAAATATGTCGCGGAATTCGGCGCGGTGACCGATGCACGCACCGCCTCGACCGATGTCTTCTACCCTGGCGAAGGTCGCAGTGTTTTCGCGGGCGTCGCCTACCGGTTTTAA